The DNA region CGGTCATCCCCATGACGCTGCCCCCCTGGAAGGCCACCCGGAGGGCGGCGTTCATCCCCGAGGTGGCGGCGAAGGCGGTTTTGCCGTTGGACTTGGTGGCCACCCTCATGCCCGCGTAGCCGGTGGAGGCGCTACACACCGCCCCCACCAGGAAACACACCGCGCTGGGCAACCCCAGCTTGTAGCCCAGTAGCACCGCCACGATGGCCACGAAGGGGATCAGGGCCTTGTACTCCCGATAGAGGAACGCCATGGCCCCCCGCTGGATGATGCTGGAGAGGCGCACCACGTTCTCGTTGTCCACCTTGAAGGCGTTTATACGCCCGGTGACAACCATCGCAAACAGGATGGCCAGGACTCCGGTCCCGGCCACCAACCCTAACCACGTGTAATCCATAACCCAGACCTCCTCAGCGCGATTTGAAATAGCAGACCTGGCCCCCATCAGGGGACCCAAAAGCCGACGTTGATTATAGCCATCTCCCGTGAGGCGTACAAGGGAAGAGGCGGTATCGCAAATTCAGAAAACGCCCTACTCCTCCTCCCCGTCGTACCAAACGTAGGCCCCTATCCAGCCCCGCTTGAACCGGACCCCCTTCAGCTCCCGTAGCATCCCCAGCAGGCTCCCCCGGAGGAAGTCCGCCACGAACCCCTTCATGGGCACCTCGCCGCCGGGGGTCATCACCTTGGCGTGCCGGTGGTTGGATCGGGCCAGCTCCAGGAGGCGCTCGCACAGCTCATCCAGCTGGGCCTGGTCCCCCGGGTCGTACCGGAAGAATACCCCCTGGACCCCCTGGGGGACCTCCTTTCCCACCCATACCTTGGGGAAAGGGAGGGACTTGCCCCCCTCCACGATCACCAGGTCCTTGGTGGGGAAGAGGCGCCTAGCCACCTGGTCCACCTCCCACTCCCCCGCCATCTCGAACCGGACCCCATCGGGGCCCAACAGGGCTGCG from Thermanaerovibrio acidaminovorans DSM 6589 includes:
- a CDS encoding molybdopterin-guanine dinucleotide biosynthesis protein MobB, with translation MLPIVCVCGLKDSGKTTLCSELLVRLSQRGCHVGFIKRTHEEVLSPVSTDTGKALPISGSAALLGPDGVRFEMAGEWEVDQVARRLFPTKDLVIVEGGKSLPFPKVWVGKEVPQGVQGVFFRYDPGDQAQLDELCERLLELARSNHRHAKVMTPGGEVPMKGFVADFLRGSLLGMLRELKGVRFKRGWIGAYVWYDGEEE